The Cetobacterium ceti DNA segment CGTTCAAGGGAGGTGGTCATGTGTATTTTAGAGAGCTTGAACTTTTAAATTTAGAGGATATTTATGCAATGGAAGATGGTGAATATAAAAAAGATCTTCTTATAAAAAGACTTCTTACAGATGAAATGGAAAAAATTGCTAAAAATGATAAAAAAAATAAGGAGTTTATTGAAAAAGTTTTAAATAATCTTATTACTGAATCTACAAATATAACTGGAAATAATCCAGGTTTTTAAAAAAATGCTAGAGTTTTTAATCTCTAGCATTTTTTCTATTAAGGATTAACTCCTTCTATTATTTCACTATCTTCTACAACTTCACTTTTAGATCTTAATCTAACCTTTGGTTCACTTGGTAATGAAAATCTTGGTATTAATCTATCTAATCCTGTAAGAGTTAGTATAAGTATACTTGCAACAGCTATAAAGGCCATAAAATTATACTTAATTATATCAATTGCTACAAAATGATGTAATGGGTATACTGCCTGAGCAATTCCCACATAAAATCCTATATAAACGTGCCAAGGAATAATTTGTGATCCAAACACTCCTAAAGCATCACTAAAAGTCGCATTTCTAAGTCTTAATGTCTCTTGATCCTCAGGACTTGCAATTACATTTTCTTCTACAATATTTCTAATAATTGGTCCAATAGTTACTATTTGAGCCATTTCATCTGCTAGTCCAGCATTTCCTAATATTGATAACACTCCATTATAAAACATTAACTGTCTTACATTTCTTGATATTCTAACTATTAAATTTGAAAGAGGTCTAAAGGCATCCATTAGCTTCATAATTCCACCAAAAGCTGCAACCCACATCATCATAACTATAACCCATGAACCTGCCCCTGCAAATCCAGTTGTTATATGACTTAAGAATCCTTGGAATGAATCTACAGTTCCTGCTACAGTTCCTAATATGTAAGCTGAGAATATTCCAATAAATAGACAAAGCAGTGTACTTAATCCTCTAAAAGCAGCAATTAAAACAAATATAAGTGGAAGTATCATATAGATTGGTACCCCTGTTTTAACTTGATTTAAAAGTATAACTGCCGATTCTCTTTGCTCAGCTAATTTTGTCCATACATCTGCTGGAATTTGAGCTATTGCCGCCGCTGCATTTCCAGTTGTTGTAGGAAGTCCCATTACTACCCCAGCTATATAAAATGAAATTACTCCTAAAACTAACACAGAAGCTGACCAAAATCCTTGGTGTCTAATTCTTTTTAAAACTTCAACCCCTTGAATTCCTGAACTTACTATTGTTGT contains these protein-coding regions:
- a CDS encoding Na+/H+ antiporter NhaC family protein, translating into MKNLVALFKLSPVALMATLMFCGYDALIAAPLATIYAAFVAVVSEKRKVNELMDAAINNAKEMQIAFFILMVAYAMAETFMSTGVGAAIINLSLNIGLTGRTVATVGIGVAAVLSVATGTSWGTFAACAPIFLWLNHIVGGNILLTTAAIAGGACFGDNIGLISDTTIVSSGIQGVEVLKRIRHQGFWSASVLVLGVISFYIAGVVMGLPTTTGNAAAAIAQIPADVWTKLAEQRESAVILLNQVKTGVPIYMILPLIFVLIAAFRGLSTLLCLFIGIFSAYILGTVAGTVDSFQGFLSHITTGFAGAGSWVIVMMMWVAAFGGIMKLMDAFRPLSNLIVRISRNVRQLMFYNGVLSILGNAGLADEMAQIVTIGPIIRNIVEENVIASPEDQETLRLRNATFSDALGVFGSQIIPWHVYIGFYVGIAQAVYPLHHFVAIDIIKYNFMAFIAVASILILTLTGLDRLIPRFSLPSEPKVRLRSKSEVVEDSEIIEGVNP